In Miscanthus floridulus cultivar M001 chromosome 5, ASM1932011v1, whole genome shotgun sequence, one genomic interval encodes:
- the LOC136454453 gene encoding classical arabinogalactan protein 9-like: protein MRPCSPHPADEPPPLRRPRTAARPSRRAPITFARRPTHTGMPPPAAPDTVARQRSLPHARRSNPAACAPALSARPRPSSVRPQLPRPSSPHPRRASADPNALPAPDTIGD, encoded by the coding sequence ATGCGCCCCTGCTCGCCCCACCCCGCCGATGAGCCCCCGCCGCTCCGCCGCCCGCGCACGGCGGCGCGCCCCAGCCGGCGTGCCCCCATCACCTTCGCCCGCCGGCCCACCCACACTGGCATGCCTCCACCGGCCGCCCCAGACACCGTGGCCCGCCAGCGCTCGCTGCCCCACGCCCGCCGCTCCAACCCCGCGGCCTGCGCCCCGGCCCTCTCGGCACGACCCCGGCCATCCTCGGTGCGCCCCCAACTGCCGCGGCCATCCTCTCCCCATCCCCGTCGTGCCTCGGCCGACCCCAACGCCCTCCCAGCCCCCGACACCATAG